The genomic stretch AAAAACTGACCATAGCGGTCCAGAAGTTCCACGGCCGCCGCCTTGGCCGGCGTTGATCCGGTCCGCTGCAGTTCGCCAAACAGCATGCGCGGCACGCCGGGATACTCCAGAACAAAACCGACATGGGCCAGAAACACGGCTTCCAGAGCGGCCAGGGGGCTGGCGGCCGCCCGCGCGGCCTGCTCCACCCGGCGCAGCAGTTCCTCGGCCACCCAATCCATGACCGCCCGCCAAACGGCGTCCTTGGTCGGAAAATGACGAAAAACAGCGGCCTGGGACAAGCCCATGCGCGCGGCGATGGCTGCGGTGGTGATTTCGACCGGCGTATGCTCGGCGGCCAGGGCCAGGACCGAGGCCACGGTCATGGCCCGGCGTTCGTCGGCGGCGAGATATTTTGATGCAGTGGACATGAGTTCTATCCCAAAGAAAGTGATTGATAACTTACTTTATTTCAAAAAAACTTTCTGTCAAGAGCCAGGGCATGGCGCGCCGCGACATTTTCGAAATTCCGGCACGCCCGCGT from Deltaproteobacteria bacterium encodes the following:
- a CDS encoding TetR/AcrR family transcriptional regulator; its protein translation is MSTASKYLAADERRAMTVASVLALAAEHTPVEITTAAIAARMGLSQAAVFRHFPTKDAVWRAVMDWVAEELLRRVEQAARAAASPLAALEAVFLAHVGFVLEYPGVPRMLFGELQRTGSTPAKAAAVELLDRYGQFLVALLEQGQAAGEVRADVAPPVAVSMFIGAIQGLIMQSLLAGDMERMRALAPQSFALYCRAIGRTS